Sequence from the Pseudomonas sp. 7SR1 genome:
GTACGCCGCCAAGCGTGCAGCGCTTAAAGCTATCATCGTTGATCTGAACGCAAGTCCAGAAGCACGCTGGGAAGCTACCGTAGCACTGCAGAAGCAGCCACGTGACGCAAGCGCCTCGCGCATGCGTAACCGCTGCCGCCTGACTGGTCGTCCGCATGGCGTGTACCGCAAGTTCGGCCTGGGCCGTAACATGCTGCGTCAAGCTGCAATGCGTGGTGACGTTCCAGGTCTGGTCAAAGCCAGCTGGTAAGCACTGTCAAAGTCTCGGTGGTCAGGGTCTCAGGATCCTGACCACCGGTGGCCTTGAAGCCGAATCAAGCCCCTTTTGGGGCTTGATTCATTTCTGGGGTGTGTCTAGAATGACCGGCTCGCCTGAGCCCGTGTTTTTCATGCCCGGAGTTTCTCGGCGACACGTAGTAGCCGTAAGGCTAATTTTTTTGCATTAGGAGCGTCTAGCCCATGAGTATGCAGGACCCGTTAGCGGACATGCTAACTCGAATCCGTAATGCCCAGATGGCTGAAAAGTCCGTCGTAAGCATGCCGTCTTCCACGTTGAAGGTGGCTGTAGCAAAAGTCCTGAAGGACGAAGGTTACATCGCGGGTTATCAGATCAGCAGCGAAATCAAGCCTCTGCTGTCCATCGAGCTGAAATACTTCGAAGGCCGTCCGGTCATCGAGGAAGTGAAGCGCGTTAGCCGTCCAGGCCTGCGTCAGTACAAGTCCGTCGAGGAGTTGCCGAAAGTTCGCGGCGGTCTGGGCGTGTCTATCGTCTCCACCAACAAGGGTGTGATGACTGATCGTGCTGCGCGCGCTGCCGGTGTCGGCGGCGAAGTTCTTTGCACTGTGTTCTAAGGGGGGATAAGCATGTCTCGCGTCGCTAAGAACCCCGTTAAGCTGCCAGCCGGTGTCGAAGTCAAATTCGCAGGCCAACAGCTTTCGGTGAAGGGTGCCAAGGGCACTCTTGAACTGAACATCCATTCGTCCGTTGAGATCGTTCAGGAAGCCGGTGAGCTGCGTTTTGCTGCTCGCAATGGCGACCAACAGACTCGCGCAATGGCTGGTACCACTCGTGCGTTGGTAAACAACATGGTCCAAGGCGTAAGCCAAGGCTTCGAGCGCAAGCTCCAGCTGGTCGGTGTTGGTTACAAAGCGCAAGCAAAAGGCTCGGTTCTGAACCTGGCTCTTGGCTTCTCGCACCCAGTGGATTACGAACTGCCGGATGGCATCACCGCTGAGACTCCTAGCCAGACCGATATCCTGATCAAGGGCATCGACAAGCAGCTGGTAGGTCAAGTGGCCGCCGAGATCCGCGACTTCCGTCCACCAGAGCCGTACAAAGGCAAAGGTGTGCGCTACGCGGACGAAGTCGTCCGTCGTAAAGAAGCCAAGAAGAAGTAGGGCATAGCAAATGACCGACAAAAAAGTTACTCGACTGCGTCGCGCTCGCAAAGCACGCCTGAAAATGCACGAACTCGAAGTCGTGCGTCTCTGCGTGTTCCGCTCTTCGCAGCACATCTACGCCCAGGTCATTTCGGCCGACGGCAACAAAGTCCTGGCAAGTGCCTCGACTTTGGATAAAGAACTGCGTGATGGTGCTACCGGCAACATCGACGCGGCCACTAAGGTTGGCCAGCTGGTCGCTACGCGTGCTAAAGCCGCTGGCGTCTCGCAGGTGGCTTTCGACCGCTCTGGCTTCAAGTACCACGGCCGCGTCAAGGCGCTGGCTGATGCTGCTCGTGAAGCTGGGCTGGAGTTCTAAGTTATGTCCAATAACGACCAAAAGCGCGACGAAGGCTACATCGAGAAGCTGGTTCAAGTTAACCGCGTAGCCAAAACCGTAAAAGGCGGCCGTATCTTCACTTTCACCGCGTTGACCGTGGTAGGTGATGGCAAGGGCCGTGTTGGCTTCGGCCGTGGCAAGTCGCGTGAAGTGCCTGCTGCGATCCAGAAGGCAATGGAAGCTGCTCGCCGCAACATGATCCAGGTTGATCTGAACGGCACCACTCTGCAGTACGCAATGAAGTCTGCCCATGGCGCTTCGAAGGTGTACATGCAGCCTGCTTCTGAAGGTACCGGTATCATCGCCGGCGGCGCCATGCGTGCTGTCCTCGAGGTTGCTGGCGTTCAGAACGTTCTGGCCAAGTGCTACGGCTCGACTAACCCTGTAAACGTGGTTCACGCCACTTTCAAGGGCTTGAAGGCTATGCAGTCTCCTGAATCCATTGCCGCCAAGCGTGGCAAAAGCGTCAAGGAGATCTTCTGATCATGGCTACCGTAAAAGTTACGCTGATCAAAAGCATGACCGGCCGCATCCCTAACCACAAACTGTGCGTTAAGGGTCTGGGTCTGCGTCGCATCGGTCACACTGTAGAAGTCCAGGATACTCCCGAGAACCGCGGGATGATCAACAAGGCTTACTACATGCTGCGTGTCGAGGGTTAATCGATGAAACTCAATGATCTGAGTCCAGCGCCGGGTTCCCGTCGCGAAAAGCATCGTCCGGGCCGTGGTATCGGTAGTGGTTTGGGCAAGACTGGTGGCCGTGGTCACAAAGGTCAGACCTCCCGCTCCGGTGGCACCATTGCTCCAGGCTTTGAAGGCGGTCAACAGCCGCTGCATCGTCGCCTGCCGAAGTTCGGTTTCGTTTCCCTGAAGGCCATGGACCGCGCAGAAGTGCGTCTGTCCGAGCTGGCTAAAGTGGACGGCGACATCGTCACCGTGCAGTCCCTGAAGGATGCCAACGTGATCAACCAGAACGTACAGCGTGTGAAAATCATGCTGTCGGGCGAAGTTGCTCGCGCTGTCACCATCGGAAAGGGAATCGGCGCCACCAAAGGTGCGCGTGCGGCTATCGAAGCAGCTGGCGGCAAGTTCGAGGAATAAATGGCTAAGCAAGGTGCTCTCTCTGCGCTCGGCAAAGGCGGTATGTCTGAACTCTGGGCTCGTCTGCGTTTTCTGTTCCTGGCGATTATCGTCTACCGAATAGGCGCACACATCCCGGTTCCAGGTATCAACCCGGACCGACTCGCAGACCTGTTTCGACAGAATGAGGGGACCATTCTTAGCTTGTTCAACATGTTTTCCGGCGGCGCGCTGGAGCGGATGAGCATCTTTGCACTGGGGATCATGCCGTACATCTCGGCATCGATCATCATGCAGCTGATGACCGCTGTCAGCCCGCAGCTGGAACAGTTGAAGAAGGAAGGTGAAGCTGGCCGTCGCAAGATCAGCCAGTACACCCGCTACGGCACTGTCGTTCTCGCTCTTGTCCAGGCCATTGGCATGTCCATCGGCCTGGCGGGGCAAGGCGTTTCGTTCACTGCTGACTTCAGCTTCCATTTCGTCGCGGTAACCACTTTCGTGGCGGGCGCGATGTTCATGATGTGGCTGGGTGAGCAGATTACTGAGCGTGGTGTTGGCAACGGTATCTCGATGTTGATCTTCGCAGGTATCGTCGCCGGTCTTCCGAGAGCGATCGGGCAGTCTTTCGAGTCTGCGCGTCAGGGTGATATCAACATTTTCGCTCTGGTTGCCATCGGTTTGCTGGCAGTAGCGATTATCGGTTTCGTGGTATTCATCGAGCGTGGTCAGCGTCGTATTGCTGTTCACTACGCCAAGCGTCAGCAGGGCCGCAAGGTATTTGCTGCGCAGACGAGCCACTTGCCGTTGAAGGTGAACATGGCCGGTGTTATTCCGGCTATTTTCGCGAGCAGCATCTTGCTGTTCCCGGCTTCGTTGGGCGCCTGGTTCGGCCAGTCTGAAGGTATGGGCTGGTTGCAGGATCTCTCGCAGTCGATCGCTCCTGGTCAGCCGTTGAATATTCTGCTGTTTAGTGCAGGGATTATTTTCTTCTGCTTCTTCTATACGGCGTTGATGTTCAATCCGAAAGACGTAGCGGAAAACCTGAAGAAGTCCGGTGCCTTTATTCCGGGTATCCGTCCGGGTGAGCAGTCTGCGCGCTACATTGATGGCGTTCTGACTCGCTTGACCATGTTCGGTGCTCTTTACATGACGGCCGTCTGCCTGTTGCCCCAGTTCCTGGTGGTTGCGGCAAACGTACCGTTCTACCTTGGCGGGACCTCGTTGCTGATCGTGGTCGTGGTTGTGATGGACTTCATGTCCCAAGTACAATCGCACCTCGTTTCGCACCAGTACGAATCCCTGATGAAGAAAGCCAACCTGAAGGGCTACGGCAGCGGCATGTTGCGCTGAGTAGCGTCCATAAGGTTCGAGGAGTTGGTGATGAAAGTTCGTGCATCGGTGAAAAAGCTGTGCCGTAACTGCAAGATTATTCGCCGCGAAGGTGTTGTTCGGGTAATTTGCAGCGCGGAACCGCGTCACAAACAGCGCCAAGGCTGAGTGTGATTGTGCTTTAAGCCCGGCAGCTAGTGCGCTGCCGGGTTGATTATTTGTTATTACAGCGATATTATCTCGCGCCCTATTTCTTGGCTTCCGGGGCGTAGGTAGCTGTCAATTGGAGTCCCACTGAATGGCCCGTATTGCAGGCGTCAACATTCCAGATAACAAGCATACTGTTATCTCGCTGACCTACATCTATGGTGTTGGTCGCACTACTGCACAGAAAATTTGTGCAGTGGCTGGGGTCAACCCAGCGGCAAAGATCAAAGATCTGAGCGACGAGCAGATTGAACAGCTGCGTGGCGAAGTGGCGAAGTTCACCACTGAAGGTGACCTGCGCCGTGAAACCAACATGAAAATCAAGCGCTTGATGGACCTCGGTTGCTATCGCGGTCTGCGTCATCGTCGTGGTCTTCCAGTACGCGGTCAGCGTACCAAGACCAACGCGCGTACCCGTAAAGGCCCGCGTAAGCCGATCCGCAAGTAATCGCCCCAGCGAATCGACAGG
This genomic interval carries:
- the rpsN gene encoding 30S ribosomal protein S14, with amino-acid sequence MAKKSMKNRELKRQLTVAKYAAKRAALKAIIVDLNASPEARWEATVALQKQPRDASASRMRNRCRLTGRPHGVYRKFGLGRNMLRQAAMRGDVPGLVKASW
- the rpsH gene encoding 30S ribosomal protein S8, translating into MSMQDPLADMLTRIRNAQMAEKSVVSMPSSTLKVAVAKVLKDEGYIAGYQISSEIKPLLSIELKYFEGRPVIEEVKRVSRPGLRQYKSVEELPKVRGGLGVSIVSTNKGVMTDRAARAAGVGGEVLCTVF
- the rplF gene encoding 50S ribosomal protein L6; translation: MSRVAKNPVKLPAGVEVKFAGQQLSVKGAKGTLELNIHSSVEIVQEAGELRFAARNGDQQTRAMAGTTRALVNNMVQGVSQGFERKLQLVGVGYKAQAKGSVLNLALGFSHPVDYELPDGITAETPSQTDILIKGIDKQLVGQVAAEIRDFRPPEPYKGKGVRYADEVVRRKEAKKK
- the rplR gene encoding 50S ribosomal protein L18, with the protein product MTDKKVTRLRRARKARLKMHELEVVRLCVFRSSQHIYAQVISADGNKVLASASTLDKELRDGATGNIDAATKVGQLVATRAKAAGVSQVAFDRSGFKYHGRVKALADAAREAGLEF
- the rpsE gene encoding 30S ribosomal protein S5, whose protein sequence is MSNNDQKRDEGYIEKLVQVNRVAKTVKGGRIFTFTALTVVGDGKGRVGFGRGKSREVPAAIQKAMEAARRNMIQVDLNGTTLQYAMKSAHGASKVYMQPASEGTGIIAGGAMRAVLEVAGVQNVLAKCYGSTNPVNVVHATFKGLKAMQSPESIAAKRGKSVKEIF
- the rpmD gene encoding 50S ribosomal protein L30 translates to MATVKVTLIKSMTGRIPNHKLCVKGLGLRRIGHTVEVQDTPENRGMINKAYYMLRVEG
- the rplO gene encoding 50S ribosomal protein L15, which translates into the protein MKLNDLSPAPGSRREKHRPGRGIGSGLGKTGGRGHKGQTSRSGGTIAPGFEGGQQPLHRRLPKFGFVSLKAMDRAEVRLSELAKVDGDIVTVQSLKDANVINQNVQRVKIMLSGEVARAVTIGKGIGATKGARAAIEAAGGKFEE
- the secY gene encoding preprotein translocase subunit SecY — protein: MAKQGALSALGKGGMSELWARLRFLFLAIIVYRIGAHIPVPGINPDRLADLFRQNEGTILSLFNMFSGGALERMSIFALGIMPYISASIIMQLMTAVSPQLEQLKKEGEAGRRKISQYTRYGTVVLALVQAIGMSIGLAGQGVSFTADFSFHFVAVTTFVAGAMFMMWLGEQITERGVGNGISMLIFAGIVAGLPRAIGQSFESARQGDINIFALVAIGLLAVAIIGFVVFIERGQRRIAVHYAKRQQGRKVFAAQTSHLPLKVNMAGVIPAIFASSILLFPASLGAWFGQSEGMGWLQDLSQSIAPGQPLNILLFSAGIIFFCFFYTALMFNPKDVAENLKKSGAFIPGIRPGEQSARYIDGVLTRLTMFGALYMTAVCLLPQFLVVAANVPFYLGGTSLLIVVVVVMDFMSQVQSHLVSHQYESLMKKANLKGYGSGMLR
- the rpmJ gene encoding 50S ribosomal protein L36 — translated: MKVRASVKKLCRNCKIIRREGVVRVICSAEPRHKQRQG
- the rpsM gene encoding 30S ribosomal protein S13, with protein sequence MARIAGVNIPDNKHTVISLTYIYGVGRTTAQKICAVAGVNPAAKIKDLSDEQIEQLRGEVAKFTTEGDLRRETNMKIKRLMDLGCYRGLRHRRGLPVRGQRTKTNARTRKGPRKPIRK